One part of the Candidatus Taylorbacteria bacterium genome encodes these proteins:
- a CDS encoding glycosyltransferase family 39 protein has product MTFQQIKLRTKSIIVSPDRALMLIILSVSLILMLIYIFRPTIIWWDSSIYIGMGKWLFSHGGVGYFEPSRPLLWPFVQGLIWKAGIDNQITSRILEVFFALGAIYVIYLIGERVKYGSGIIAAALLSVTPFFFSFTNVGLTDIPTIFFTLLAFYLLQKDLMVWSGFFAGLAFLFRFPHALFIISIFLFFATEFVIERNFTTTIKRALRFGIGSAILGIPFFISNYILYGDILFPLKAGVVLVGIDPILQSQYFYYVTNILSQNRLLIFAPLALIPLLRKSWRENLKERKHLIAIFLIALTYIVYFSHTPHKEIRYAIGFLPWIALLTGIGISSLNFGKKTLLVLVTAGCIWLEIGNINHIKGELPLEPERSDYYEFFKNKNGKKVITSSPMILSVSDVKLIGVFDAWDGILGSYTSQKENSDYIALDTCGLSCSDGNCASKDILLSKLKNEATVELERTVGNCKLSIYKVK; this is encoded by the coding sequence ATGACGTTCCAGCAAATTAAATTGAGGACGAAATCTATTATAGTCTCGCCGGATCGGGCGCTCATGCTTATAATTCTTTCTGTTTCTCTCATTTTGATGCTGATTTACATTTTCAGGCCAACTATCATTTGGTGGGATTCTTCAATCTATATCGGCATGGGAAAATGGCTTTTTTCTCATGGGGGAGTGGGCTATTTTGAGCCTTCTAGACCTCTCCTCTGGCCATTTGTACAGGGGCTTATATGGAAAGCTGGGATCGACAATCAGATAACTTCGAGAATCCTTGAAGTTTTTTTTGCTCTCGGTGCCATTTACGTTATTTATCTAATTGGCGAAAGAGTTAAATATGGCTCCGGAATAATTGCTGCTGCCCTGCTTTCCGTGACTCCATTTTTCTTTAGCTTCACCAATGTCGGTCTTACTGATATTCCGACGATTTTTTTTACTCTCCTTGCTTTTTATCTTTTACAAAAAGACCTCATGGTTTGGTCAGGATTTTTTGCTGGCCTTGCTTTTCTTTTTCGTTTTCCCCACGCTCTCTTTATCATCTCAATTTTTCTATTTTTCGCCACTGAATTTGTTATCGAAAGAAATTTTACGACTACGATTAAAAGAGCTCTGCGTTTCGGCATTGGGTCTGCGATTTTGGGGATTCCTTTTTTTATTTCAAACTATATTCTCTATGGGGACATTCTGTTTCCTCTTAAGGCAGGTGTTGTCCTTGTCGGAATTGACCCGATTCTCCAGTCTCAATATTTCTACTATGTGACAAATATCCTGTCGCAAAATCGCCTCCTCATTTTTGCACCTTTGGCTCTCATCCCACTCCTGCGGAAATCGTGGAGGGAAAACTTGAAAGAACGGAAGCATCTGATTGCCATTTTTTTGATTGCTCTTACATATATAGTCTATTTCTCGCATACTCCGCACAAGGAAATACGCTACGCCATAGGATTCCTACCATGGATTGCTCTTCTTACTGGCATCGGAATTAGCTCTCTCAACTTCGGAAAGAAAACACTTTTAGTTCTCGTAACGGCCGGTTGCATTTGGCTCGAAATAGGAAACATCAACCATATCAAGGGAGAGTTACCACTCGAGCCAGAAAGAAGTGATTACTACGAATTTTTTAAAAACAAGAATGGAAAAAAGGTCATCACATCGTCTCCCATGATTTTGTCGGTATCTGACGTGAAATTGATTGGCGTATTTGATGCCTGGGACGGCATTCTCGGAAGCTATACATCGCAAAAGGAAAATTCCGACTATATCGCACTCGACACCTGCGGACTATCCTGCTCGGACGGCAACTGCGCTTCGAAAGACATTCTTCTTTCGAAATTGAAAAACGAAGCGACAGTAGAGCTCGAACGAACGGTAGGAAATTGTAAACTTTCGATTTATAAGGTTAAATAA